In a single window of the Fibrobacterota bacterium genome:
- a CDS encoding energy transducer TonB — MKLLRNLCIGAAALFLSALLTVLFPLLNQALNGASIAKGPRIVAQVSLKQMEAARQDDQPKRKLKQPQRARPMQTMAKAGPRFAMDLSVGGLEGASVPMDIVNRPSGGGGQAQGENGDVDEKPQPTAPPPFRLPQEIRAAEKDAYLVLSFCVDPSGHPYEVRVTEEKPSGLGLAEAGREALRQTLFKPAKKGGLAVAFCGLEQPFEVRFNN; from the coding sequence ATGAAACTATTACGCAACCTGTGCATCGGTGCCGCCGCGCTTTTCCTGAGCGCCCTGCTCACCGTGCTCTTTCCCCTGCTCAATCAGGCTCTGAATGGCGCGTCCATCGCCAAAGGCCCTCGCATCGTAGCGCAAGTTTCCCTGAAGCAGATGGAAGCCGCGCGCCAGGATGATCAACCCAAGCGCAAGCTCAAGCAGCCCCAGCGCGCCCGTCCCATGCAGACCATGGCCAAAGCGGGCCCCCGCTTCGCCATGGATTTGAGCGTCGGCGGCCTGGAGGGCGCATCGGTCCCGATGGACATCGTCAATCGGCCGAGCGGAGGCGGAGGCCAAGCGCAAGGCGAAAACGGGGACGTGGACGAAAAGCCCCAACCGACGGCCCCGCCGCCCTTCCGTCTCCCCCAGGAAATCCGGGCGGCCGAGAAAGACGCCTATCTCGTGTTGTCCTTCTGCGTCGATCCCTCGGGCCATCCCTATGAAGTGCGCGTAACCGAAGAGAAACCCTCCGGGTTGGGCCTGGCCGAAGCCGGCCGCGAAGCCCTTCGGCAAACACTCTTCAAGCCGGCCAAGAAAGGCGGCCTCGCCGTCGCATTTTGCGGCCTAGAGCAACCCTTCGAAGTCAGGTTCAATAATTGA
- a CDS encoding tetratricopeptide repeat protein, which yields MPAPLLAPAQSAVDLVNRGNLLYAKGEFAKALILYRKAETRGADAGTVSFNIGNCLYRLEKLPEAAAAFRKTERLTDGKYLPAIFNLAAVLFRLEQYGESIAAYRRALKQDPDNESAWLYLADAYARTHDYIGSLQALEKARGLDPDDLSIIYQMAEAHASMKEYPQAVALVREAYSRKPSEIDFLFYIGDLYRAEGDLEAAAGAYREGLALREKDPDNLYKLADVLAQDKKPFLAMDCLQKALDFKPAFSDAAVFLGNLATDAKWLDRAETAYLQALKAGNKEGLEGLRNLAYEYHTQGRDDRATQILESAQPFQPKDATLQAEIRQYRDLSVEGKSTERK from the coding sequence ATGCCTGCGCCTCTGCTCGCCCCGGCCCAGAGCGCGGTCGATCTGGTCAATCGGGGCAACCTGCTCTATGCCAAAGGCGAATTCGCCAAAGCCCTCATCCTCTATCGCAAAGCCGAAACGCGCGGCGCCGATGCCGGCACGGTATCCTTCAATATCGGTAATTGCCTTTACCGTTTGGAAAAACTTCCCGAAGCCGCCGCCGCATTCCGCAAGACCGAGCGCCTCACCGACGGAAAATACCTTCCTGCCATTTTCAATTTGGCCGCCGTCCTTTTCCGGTTGGAACAATACGGCGAATCCATCGCCGCGTATCGCCGGGCCCTCAAGCAGGACCCCGACAACGAAAGCGCCTGGCTCTACCTGGCAGATGCATACGCGCGCACCCATGACTACATCGGTTCGCTCCAGGCTTTGGAAAAAGCCCGCGGGCTCGACCCCGATGATCTCAGCATCATATACCAGATGGCCGAGGCGCATGCCTCCATGAAGGAATACCCCCAGGCCGTGGCCCTTGTCCGGGAAGCCTACTCCCGTAAGCCCTCGGAAATCGATTTCCTTTTCTACATCGGCGATCTGTACCGGGCCGAAGGTGATCTGGAAGCCGCCGCGGGGGCTTACCGCGAAGGCTTGGCCCTCCGCGAGAAAGATCCCGACAACCTTTATAAGCTGGCCGACGTCTTGGCCCAGGACAAGAAACCCTTCCTCGCCATGGATTGCCTGCAAAAGGCGTTGGACTTCAAACCCGCATTCTCCGACGCCGCGGTTTTCCTAGGCAATTTGGCCACGGACGCGAAATGGTTGGATCGCGCCGAAACCGCTTACTTACAAGCCCTCAAGGCCGGAAACAAAGAAGGGCTCGAAGGATTGCGCAACCTGGCTTACGAGTACCATACCCAGGGACGCGATGACCGCGCCACCCAAATCCTGGAAAGCGCCCAACCATTCCAGCCCAAGGACGCGACCTTACAGGCCGAAATCCGCCAGTACCGGGACCTGTCCGTTGAAGGCAAATCCACCGAACGCAAATAG